The proteins below come from a single Thalassotalea ponticola genomic window:
- a CDS encoding ribonuclease E inhibitor RraB encodes MEQSTKSYSVNRDLAKFPSNANGNMLWHMALEGDDLNRPREIQFSVIFPSQEQALKFGNILLANNQKLSFCPYLENPEHPWEITAYPEMAASYDNIVAYQSLLETHARKFDGIYDGWYCPPQSS; translated from the coding sequence ATGGAGCAATCAACTAAAAGTTACAGTGTAAATCGCGACTTAGCTAAGTTTCCAAGCAATGCCAATGGCAACATGTTGTGGCATATGGCACTAGAGGGAGACGATTTAAATCGCCCGAGAGAAATTCAATTTTCGGTGATCTTTCCCTCTCAGGAGCAAGCGTTAAAATTTGGCAATATATTACTGGCCAACAATCAGAAATTGTCCTTCTGCCCTTACTTAGAAAACCCAGAACATCCATGGGAAATTACCGCCTACCCAGAGATGGCAGCGAGCTATGATAATATTGTCGCTTATCAATCATTACTAGAAACTCACGCAAGAAAGTTTGATGGTATTTACGATGGGTGGTATTGTCCCCCTCAAAGCTCATAA